A genomic stretch from Thermomonospora umbrina includes:
- a CDS encoding magnesium and cobalt transport protein CorA, whose translation MIVNKAIYREGRREDIDGDISDAVDAARDQGRCFVWIGMHEPTAEEFALVSDELMLHPLAVEDAVHAHQRPKLERYDDTLFVVLKTLEYRDATSDIEVGEIMLFVGADFVVSVRHGTANPLAPVRRRLDSDGELMGFGPTSVLYAVLDEVVDHYGQVAHEVEVDIIELERGVFAPEGPDVIADIYSLKREVLEFRSAEDPLIPVLQEIVRGKFPECRGTLEYFRDVLDHLLRVDQQVDAHNELLTSVLSAHLALLGKQQNEDMRKISSWAAIIAVPTAIAGIYGMNFDHMPELKWRIGYPLVICVMVSACILVYRRLRKSGWL comes from the coding sequence GTGATCGTCAACAAGGCCATCTACCGCGAAGGACGGCGGGAGGACATCGACGGCGACATCAGCGACGCCGTCGACGCCGCCCGCGACCAGGGCCGGTGCTTCGTGTGGATCGGGATGCACGAACCCACCGCCGAGGAGTTCGCCCTCGTCTCCGACGAGCTGATGCTGCACCCGTTGGCGGTCGAGGACGCCGTCCACGCCCACCAGCGGCCCAAGCTCGAACGCTACGACGACACGCTGTTCGTGGTGCTCAAGACCCTGGAGTACCGGGACGCGACCTCCGACATCGAGGTCGGGGAGATCATGCTGTTCGTCGGCGCCGACTTCGTGGTGTCCGTCCGCCACGGCACGGCCAACCCGCTGGCGCCGGTGCGACGCCGGCTGGACTCCGACGGCGAGCTGATGGGGTTCGGGCCGACCTCCGTGCTGTACGCGGTCCTGGACGAGGTGGTCGACCACTACGGGCAGGTGGCGCACGAGGTCGAGGTCGACATCATCGAGCTGGAACGGGGCGTCTTCGCGCCGGAGGGTCCCGACGTCATCGCCGACATCTACTCCCTCAAGCGCGAGGTGCTGGAGTTCCGCTCCGCCGAGGACCCGCTGATCCCGGTGCTGCAGGAGATCGTCCGGGGGAAGTTCCCCGAGTGCCGCGGCACCCTGGAGTACTTCCGCGACGTCCTCGACCACCTGCTGCGGGTGGACCAGCAGGTGGACGCGCACAACGAGCTGCTCACCAGCGTGCTCAGCGCGCATCTGGCGCTGCTCGGCAAACAGCAGAACGAGGACATGCGGAAGATCTCGTCCTGGGCGGCGATCATCGCGGTGCCGACCGCCATCGCCGGGATCTACGGGATGAACTTCGACCACATGCCGGAGCTGAAGTGGCGGATCGGCTATCCCCTGGTCATCTGCGTCATGGTGAGCGCCTGCATCCTGGTCTACCGCAGACTCCGCAAGAGCGGCTGGCTCTGA
- a CDS encoding undecaprenyl-diphosphate phosphatase yields MNVVEATVLGIVQGLTEFLPVSSSGHLLFVPEFLGWEDPGAAFTAVIQLGTMAAVIIYFWRDLARIAVTWTRSLWTPALRRRQDARMGWYIGLGTVPIGVVGLVFSDFIEDPARNLWINATSLIVMGLLLMVAEWAGRGRREVDDLTLKDGLIIGGFQCLSLIPGSSRSGSTMTGALFLGYTREAAARYSFLLSVPAVVLSGAFEMRHVGDGGLEVGPTVVATVVSFVVGYASIAWLLKFLVRHSVMVFVYYRVALGAVILGLLAAGAISAT; encoded by the coding sequence GTGAACGTCGTGGAAGCGACCGTGCTCGGCATCGTGCAGGGCCTCACCGAGTTCCTGCCGGTCTCCAGCTCCGGCCATCTCCTCTTCGTGCCCGAGTTCCTCGGCTGGGAGGACCCCGGCGCGGCGTTCACCGCCGTGATCCAGCTCGGCACCATGGCCGCGGTGATCATCTACTTCTGGCGCGATCTGGCCAGGATCGCGGTCACCTGGACGCGCAGCCTGTGGACCCCCGCGCTGCGTCGCCGGCAGGACGCCCGGATGGGCTGGTACATCGGGCTCGGCACCGTCCCGATCGGGGTGGTGGGGCTGGTGTTCAGCGACTTCATCGAGGACCCGGCGCGGAACCTGTGGATCAACGCCACCTCGCTGATCGTCATGGGCCTGCTGCTGATGGTCGCCGAGTGGGCCGGGCGAGGGCGGCGCGAGGTCGACGACCTCACCCTGAAGGACGGCCTGATCATCGGGGGCTTCCAATGCCTGTCGCTGATCCCCGGCTCCTCGCGGTCGGGCTCGACGATGACCGGGGCGCTGTTCCTCGGCTACACCCGCGAGGCCGCCGCCCGCTACTCGTTCCTGCTGTCGGTCCCCGCGGTGGTGCTGTCGGGGGCGTTCGAGATGCGGCACGTCGGCGACGGCGGCCTGGAGGTCGGCCCGACGGTGGTGGCCACGGTGGTGTCGTTCGTCGTCGGCTACGCCTCGATCGCCTGGCTGCTGAAGTTCCTGGTGCGGCACTCCGTCATGGTGTTCGTCTACTACCGGGTGGCGCTCGGCGCCGTCATCCTGGGCCTGCTGGCCGCAGGCGCCATCTCCGCCACCTGA